In the Leishmania panamensis strain MHOM/PA/94/PSC-1 chromosome 30 sequence genome, one interval contains:
- a CDS encoding hypothetical protein (TriTrypDB/GeneDB-style sysID: LpmP.30.0900), producing MSNSGSVSVAAQAELLEKEKTVAEHQQRLESLRDTVKTMATRQVTLKRTERRCRITVGELTKLKPVHVVYQGVGRAFMRTPVNKLIDLNNEEVERCEAEESRLSHEKQRTSELVTKEEGELRRAVEEFRAVLMVVQATQSRSQQSA from the coding sequence ATGTcgaacagcggcagcgtttCTGTGGCAGCtcaggcggagctgctggagaaggagaaaacgGTGGCggagcatcagcagcgcctggaGTCTCTGCGTGACACGGTCAAGACGATGGCGACGCGTCAGGTCACTTTGAAGCGCACagagcgccgctgtcgaaTCACTGTAGGAGAGCTCACAAAACTCAAGCCGGTGCACGTGGTATACCAGGGCGTTGGCCGCGCCTTCATGCGCACCCCCGTCAACAAGCTGATTGACCTGAACAACGAAGAGGTTGAGCGCTGCGAGGCTGAGGAGAGTCGTCTGTCGCATGAGAAGCAGCGTACCTCGGAGCTGGTCACCAAGGAGGAAGGTGAACTGCGGCGCGCCGTTGAGGAGTTCCGTGCAgtgctgatggtggtgcaggcaACCCAGTCTCGCAGCCAGCAGAGCGCTTGA
- a CDS encoding hypothetical protein (TriTrypDB/GeneDB-style sysID: LpmP.30.0910), giving the protein MDEHGSTIMGNLTTPGPLGMRSPHTPPSAARASLTDAQQKSFSAGAPAAADQADHRFGAPLLRSLDEPMTTGSAQDNVSTVLAATATPVASFAAPYGEVAGVARAVLPLSSPSLARASRLQTDAPMATIPVGKSLQLNVEEVDTHPSSEPVPLQLQSLKRRSRKAVADSILLPRHINKLFHKIMGWSEELVNLEAERDSLSPEQTDASALCGETPRVLRKKAANLTDKMKYGVLLDAYEKDKFAIEHQLEIAGDKMERKMLEWEGVHVLDQDAAAEMAHVLENKASLVMEAPSSFHVPVPGRDCCTGCGALLQNSSEDTFGYVRPGEIEKYVAQRNEKALLRHEYAARMAELQAHWEKHGRQVGEEWLDFMTQEEFDAFYRDRPRPFTCHRCHALENLGVEGRRKVWSAPDFTDQLRALKEKKCVVVLVVDITDFPGSMVYDLPGLISMNNPVIIAVNKMDCIRNRSFNYAGKDRSVAACLVSESYVRRWVLDIAVQFGLPQHQIKRVVPVSAKRGWGITPLISAIEDAANLNLRRPHQPLPTYFVGVANVGKSSVINAMAHALYVPQPPHPASRKVYYTKADAEGKEAVFWRWYTPPNVNQAEMLDIRGRHDKKASKLMTVSSLPGTTVAVNAVRLSIGPTAQTVKQEHQRLSEGAAVLGRAEELAKTQTYIYDTPGLLPHWHQRSLLTLLQMRRTLIRTFRNPQCFLLLPGHTLFLGGLAAVDVVRGSSRGLLFLVYTSQKVRNAIVNTVQSDAFWRAQLGKALDPPGSYEQLLTLDDLSSAAGPPGLSETRSYLFECYGRHRRRPKADLYVCGLGWTSFCVSEPTDVVLRVRTLPGVVHGVREPLRFKDLRAQRGWPKLKRRFTAKGIEEMESDVDSDSINTVVRLVSAPVTPAPPASADEATEASVHTVERAAHPRHHSASSAPFAALKEDLQAAGKL; this is encoded by the coding sequence ATGGATGAGCATGGGAGCACAATCATGGGCAACCTTACCACCCCCGGCCCTCTCGGCATGCGCAGCCCCCACACGCCACCATCGGCTGCGAGGGCCTCCCTAACCGATGCTCAACAAAAGTCTTTCTCGGCTGGTGCGCCAGCCGCAGCTGATCAGGCAGATCATCGGTTCGGAGCGCCATTGCTTCGCTCTCTTGACGAGCCCATGACTACTGGGAGCGCTCAGGATAACGTCTCCACAGTGCTTGCTGCTACTGCGACACCAGTGGCGTCGTTTGCAGCCCCGTATGGTGAGGTTGCCGGTGTCGCTCGCGCAGTGTTGCCATTGTCTTCGCCATCTTTGGCTAGGGCCTCTCGGCTGCAGACTGATGCTCCGATGGCCACTATCCCAGTTGGGAAATCGCTTCAGCTgaacgtggaggaggtggacacGCACCCGTCATCAGAGCCTGTGCCGCTTCAACTGCAGTCCCTGAAGCGCCGCTCCAGGAAAGCGGTGGCAGACTCCATTCTGCTACCCCGTCACATCAACAAGCTCTTCCACAAGATCATGGGGTGGTCGGAGGAGCTGGTCAACCTAGAGGCAGAGCGGGACTCGCTCTCGCCGGAGCAGACGGATGCGTCGGCACTGTGTGGCGAAACTCCGCGTGTGTTACGCAAAAAAGCTGCAAATTTGACTGATAAGATGAAGTACGGTGTTCTCCTTGACGCATATGAAAAAGATAAGTTTGCCATCGAGCATCAACTGGAGATTGCCGGCGACAAAATGGAGCGCAAGATGCTGGaatgggagggggtgcacgTCCTGGACCaggacgctgctgcggagatGGCGCACGTGCTGGAGAATAAGGCCTCCCTCGTTATGGAGGCTCCTTCGTCGTTCCACGTTCCAGTGCCTGGCCGCGACTGCTGCACAGGGTGCGGAGCACTTCTGCAGAACTCTAGCGAGGACACCTTCGGCTACGTGCGGCCGGGCGAGATCGAAAAGTACGTGGCTCAGCGGaacgagaaggcgctgctccgccatGAATATGCGGCTCGCATGGCAGAGTTGCAGGCCCACTGGGAAAAGCACGGCCGTCAGGTCGGAGAGGAGTGGCTGGACTTCATGACGCAGGAGGAGTTTGACGCTTTCTACCGTGACAGACCTCGCCCCTTCacctgccaccgctgtcacGCCCTGGAAAACCTCGGCGTGGAGGGACGTCGCAAGGTGTGGTCTGCCCCAGACTTCACAGACCAACTCCGCGCCCTCAAGGAAAAGAAGTGCGTAGTCGTCTTGGTCGTGGACATCACGGACTTTCCGGGCTCGATGGTGTACGATTTGCCTGGTCTGATCAGCATGAATAATCCAGTCATCATCGCAGTGAATAAGATGGACTGCATTCGGAATCGCTCTTTCAACTACGCCGGCAAAGATCGCAGCGTTGCGGCGTGTTTGGTGTCCGAGAGCTACGTGCGGCGTTGGGTGCTGGACATTGCGGTGCAATTTGGGCTACCGCAGCATCAAATCAAACGAGTGGTACCTGTTTCTGCAAAGCGAGGCTGGGGCATCACTCCGCTGATCAGCGCCATCGAAGATGCAGCCAATTTAAACCTCCGACGCCCCCACCAGCCCCTGCCCACCTACTTTGTCGGTGTGGCAAACGTTGGCAAGTCGTCTGTGATCAATGCCATGGCACACGCCCTTTACGTGCCTCAGCCCCCACACCCGGCGAGTCGAAAAGTGTACTACACAAAGGCAGacgcagaggggaaggaggccGTCTTTTGGCGCTGGTACACTCCCCCCAACGTGAATCAGGCAGAGATGCTCGACATACGGGGCCGCCACGACAAGAAGGCATCTAAGCTGATGACGGTGTCTTCCCTTCCCGGCACCACTGTTGCCGTTAACGCGGTCCGCCTTTCTATCGGACCCACAGCGCAAACCGTAAAGCAGGAGCACCAGCGACTGTCGGAGGGCGCGGCCGTACTTGGGAGGGCGGAGGAGCTCGCCAAGACACAGACCTACATCTACGACACACCGGGGCTCCTCCCTCACTGGCACCAGCGGTCTCTTCTTACCCTCCTGCAGATGCGCCGGACGCTAATTCGAACATTTCGCAACCCGCAATGCTTTCTCCTGCTTCCAGGCCACACACTGTTTCTCGGCGGCCTTGCCGCCGTCGACGTCGTGCGTGGCTCGTCACGAGGGTTGCTGTTTCTTGTCTACACGTCTCAGAAGGTGCGCAATGCCATTGTGAATACGGTGCAGTCCGATGCGTTCTGGCGAGCGCAGCTGGGCAAGGCGCTGGACCCTCCCGGCTCGTATGAGCAGCTGCTTACGCTGGACGACCTCAGCTCTGCAGCCGGCCCGCCTGGACTCTCCGAGACCAGGAGCTACCTCTTCGAGTGCTACGGGCGCCATAGGCGGCGTCCAAAGGCCGATCTGTACGTGTGCGGTCTCGGCTGGACTTCGTTCTGCGTCAGTGAGCCCACGGACGTTGTCTTGCGCGTGCGCACTTTACCTGGGGTCGTGCACGGCGTGCGCGAGCCGCTACGCTTCAAAGACCTCCGTGCACAACGGGGATGGCCAAAGCTGAAGCGCCGCTTTACTGCCAAAGGGATCGAGGAAATGGAGAGCGACGTCGATAGCGACTCCATCAACACAGTGGTGCGCCTCGTATCAGCCCCGGTGacgccagcacctcctgcgtcCGCGGATGAGGCCACCGAAGCAAGCGTGCACACAGTGGAGCGGGCAGCTCATCCACGCCATCACTCCGCTTCGTCTGCTCCCTTTGCGGCGTTGAAAGAAGACCTGCAGGCTGCCGGAAAACTGTAG
- a CDS encoding surface protein amastin, putative (TriTrypDB/GeneDB-style sysID: LpmP.30.0920) gives MGFEALHGRMDVALNMLCSCTVFMFLVTSAPISQFRGSGIRTDGSGGASKLACVTSWGLKNDCNNNHYDYRSTSITCARSRQLFQVAQAFYIIAVIVSFLSSLLSGLYFIGIKAKVALIVLGFLEVVVALIPWVCMTAVWHNDYCGQSTVMINASSGKANGVPYGSVLRTAFKMSAGYGMTVTAWCVQVVGLTLLLTM, from the coding sequence ATGGGATTTGAGGCTCTCCACGGCCGCATGGATGTGGCGCTGAACATGCTGTGCTCGTGCACTGTGTTCATGTTTCTCGTGACGTCTGCGCCGATCTCGCAGTTCCGCGGCAGTGGCATTAGAActgacggcagtggcggtgcgagCAAGCTGGCATGCGTGACCTCGTGGGGCCTGAAGAATGACTGCAACAACAACCACTACGACTACCGCTCGACGAGCATAACGTGCGCACGCTCGAGGCAGCTGTTCCAGGTAGCGCAGGCGTTTTACATCATCGCCGTGATTGTGTCGTTCCTGTCGAGCCTGCTGAGCGGCCTGTACTTCATAGGGATCAAGGCGAAGGTGGCGCTGATCGTGCTTGGATTCCTTGAGGTTGTGGTTGCGCTGATCCCATGGGTGTGCATGACCGCGGTGTGGCACAACGACTACTGCGGCCAGTCGACCGTGATGATCAACGCGTCGAGCGGCAAGGCGAACGGTGTGCCGTACGGCTCTGTGCTGCGCACGGCGTTCAAGATGAGCGCTGGCTACGGTATGACTGTTACGGCGTGGTGCGTTCAGGTGGTTgggctgacgctgctgcttacCATGTAG
- a CDS encoding amastin-like surface protein-like protein (TriTrypDB/GeneDB-style sysID: LpmP.30.0930), protein MAKKSFYDQEYRKHSGAVMMLIASFVALVFATCGTPLGMLMIRSWEENSSDSGSDLVINPCYTLWGVQNRCGRPYFARRITDPPIINCSDIHTRFEAAEAFSVLAIFSLFGVLGGSWYKICGSNIKTTVMMLSVFTIAFTTVPWATVTAFYYTPFCGQEFLTNKQTRFGAGYALLVASFAVQIVGLILFVIFEPNTLKMKLVNDEKDAVGEN, encoded by the coding sequence ATGGCCAAGAAGTCCTTCTATGACCAGGAGTATAGGAAGCACTCAGGTGCGGTGATGATGCTCATTGCTTCCTTCGTGGCGCTGGTGTTTGCGACCTGCGGCACCCCTCTCGGTATGCTGATGATCCGCTCGTGGGAGGAGAATTCTTCGGATTCTGGTTCTGACTTGGTCATCAATCCCTGCTACACTCTATGGGGTGTGCAGAACCGGTGTGGGAGGCCTTACTTTGCGCGGCGCATCACGGACCCGCCCATCATCAACTGCTCTGATATCCATACCCGCTTCGAGGCGGCTGAGGCGTTCAGTGTGTTGGCcatcttttcccttttcggcGTCCTCGGCGGGTCTTGGTACAAGATCTGCGGCTCCAACATCAAGACGACGGTGATGATGCTCTCCGTTTTCACCATCGCCTTCACGACTGTGCCGTGGGCGACTGTGACCGCGTTTTACTACACCCCGTTCTGCGGCCAAGAGTTTCTGACCAACAAGCAGACTCGCTTCGGCGCCGGCTACGCGCTGCTGGTCGCCTCCTTTGCAGTGCAGATCGTCGGCCTCATCCTGTTCGTGATCTTTGAGCCGAACACCTTGAAGATGAAGCTAGTGAACGACGAGAAAGACGCCGTGGGCGAAAACTAG
- a CDS encoding adenosine kinase, putative (TriTrypDB/GeneDB-style sysID: LpmP.30.0940): MSALPRLYVQCNPLLDVSASVDDAFFEKYKVKKACACLMEEAQKGIFEDLEQQPNVAYVPGGSGLNTARVAQWIAQAPNSSFVNYVGCVSDDRYGNILKDAAEKDGVSMHLEYTTKAPTGSCAVCISGKERSLVANLSAANLLSTEHMLSSDVVETLKGCQLYYLTGFTLTIDVSYVLQVAEAARASGGQFMMNLSAPFLLQYFTEGFNKAVPYLDVLFGNEVEAKVLADVMKWDLTDVSEIARRAATELPYNGTRDRLVVFTQGSEKTVYATRSGKTGSSVVHPVEQDSIVDLNGAGDAFVGGFLATYAMGRSIERCCEVGNYAAGVIIQHNGCTYPEKALITP; this comes from the coding sequence ATGTCTGCGCTTCCACGGCTCTACGTCCAGTGCAACCCGCTCCTAGACGTGTCTGCCTCTGTGGATGACGCCTTCTTTGAGAAGTAcaaggtgaagaaggcgtgTGCCTGCTTGATGGAGGAGGCTCAGAAGGGCATCTTCGAGGACCTAGAGCAGCAGCCCAACGTGGCCTACGTCCCCGGCGGCTCCGGTCTCAACACCGCCCGCGTGGCGCAGTGGATCGCGCAGGCCCCCAACAGTAGCTTCGTCAACTACGTCGGGTGCGTTTCGGACGACAGGTATGGCAACATCCTGAAGGATGCCGCGGAGAAGGATGGCGTGAGCATGCACCTCGAGTACACTACGAAAGCCCCCACCGGCTCGTGCGCCGTGTGCATCTCCGGCAAGGAGCGCTCGCTAGTGGCGAACTTGTCCGCAGCGAACCTGCTCTCCACGGAACACATGCTCAGCAGTGATGTCGTTGAGACGCTGAAGGGCTGCCAGCTCTACTACCTTACCGGTTTCACGCTGACGATTGACGTGAGCTACGTGTtgcaggtggcggaggcggcccgTGCGTCGGGTGGGCAGTTCATGATGAACCTTTCGGCTCCTTTCTTGCTGCAGTACTTCACAGAGGGCTTCAACAAGGCGGTGCCGTACCTCGACGTTCTCTTCGGTAACGAGGTCGAGGCCAAGGTACTTGCGGATGTCATGAAATGGGACCTCACTGACGTCTCCGAGATAGCTAGGAGGGCCGCGACGGAGCTGCCGTACAACGGTACTCGCGACCGCCTTGTTGTCTTCACGCAGGGTAGCGAGAAGACGGTGTACGCTACTCGCAGTGGCAAGACCGGCTCCTCCGTGGTGCATCCCGTCGAGCAGGACAGCATTGTGGATCTGAACGGTGCCGGTGACGCTTTCGTCGGTGGCTTCCTCGCCACGTATGCAATGGGCCGCAGCATCgagcggtgctgcgaggTGGGTAATTACGCTGCCGGTGTCATCATTCAGCACAACGGCTGCACCTATCCCGAGAAGGCGTTGATCACTCCTTGA
- a CDS encoding hypothetical protein (TriTrypDB/GeneDB-style sysID: LpmP.30.0950) — protein sequence MEGLPPPPPHEVHIDFFGIEGNTLHSPAPHDETPDGTAAAPPRAHSGEGRAALQRMRHSTPAVVPRSVAIHNDGNNTNSRPHAAIAKTRCSSARGAANGASPAGSRPSLTEMAASFPISVPMRDSIRHFHLLKSPHHSASNGSGAAAVNNERVADESDAGGATGRRPGMLLYEPLPHTRHRQASRSERKCSAITTAQFPVNTAVFASPEHPEEAVAPVAGTQEDVRCHVHVVLERHMTMLAAWEKRVFVAEVYRDKPVRTGGRPAPVRPQDRGFLEHIRRRLDNYLQQLEDAKSLLIQACEEVPPAKSGRQGDVKEWQSCCSRFYHTLSDFTIEESLMRFRVNKLLNVGQQEFTWRISARTTSSRGSSARASTRSRSRKASKSATTGQQPLSTGAGWHSCPAQSIHSAQSATATGAEASQLHIPTVTNGALSPYVRHLVLSGVVQRSNCAIKPGHGCITGPVQTGAVSEEQLCCPRPSGGCTPRRTNKSPTPSSAPALSQARQQQRLLSLHPDTVSQQPSRTSNRCGNQTPYGPLSPQRRTVSLRPVHSPTHPMVVLSALDDDAELCSATPSRSTLAVPSARLPTDAPLQLRTYSSPRGAATAKMTPCAAALQPFRHRQLLEVIERCEKNTATLQRGDLHRVRACFCELYGEQVGLQQYCQWIDDIFIEALHEA from the coding sequence ATGGAGGGAttaccgccaccaccgccgcatgAGGTACATATTGACTTCTTCGGCATCGAAGGGAACACGCTGCattcaccagcgccgcacgaCGAAACGCCGgacggcactgcagcggcgcctccacGAGCGCACTCGGGAGAAGgccgcgctgctctccaGAGGATGCGCCACAGCACACCTGCTGTTGTGCCTAGATCGGTGGCAATCCATAATGATGGCAATAACACGAACAGCAGACCGCACGCAGCCATCGCTAAGACGCGGTGCTCGAGTGCCCGCGGCGCGGCGAACGGTGCTTCACCTGCTGGTTCTCGCCCCTCACTGACGGAGATGGCGGCTTCCTTCCCAATATCGGTGCCCATGCGTGACTCCATCCGTCATTTCCACTTGCTGAAATCACCGCACCATAGCGCGAGTAACGGCAGCGGGGCTGCAGCAGTCAACAATGAGCGGGTGGCTGACGAAAGCGACGCGGGCGGCGCTACTGGTCGTCGTCCGGGGATGCTGCTTTATGAGCCCCTTCCACACACTCGCCATCGCCAGGCCTCTAGGTCAGAGCGAAAGTGCAgtgccatcaccaccgctcaGTTTCCCGTCAACACAGCCGTGTTTGCCTCTCCAGAACATCCCGAGGAGGCTGTGGCGCCGGTCGCCGGCACGCAGGAGGACGTGAGGTGCCACGTGCACGTGGTACTCGAGCGGCACATGACGATGCTGGCTGCATGGGAAAAGCGTGTCTTTGTCGCGGAGGTGTATCGAGATAAGCCGGTGCGAACGGGTGGTCGGCCTGCGCCTGTGCGGCCGCAGGATCGCGGCTTTCTCGAGCATATCAGGCGAAGGCTCGACAACTACCTCCAACAGCTGGAGGATGCTAAGTCGCTGCTGATACAGGCATGCGAGGAAGTACCGCCAGCAAAGTCGGGGCGGCAAGGCGACGTCAAAGAGTGgcaaagctgctgcagccgcttctACCATACACTGAGTGACTTCACCATCGAGGAGAGTCTAATGCGCTTTCGAGTGAACAAGCTGCTGAATGTAGGGCAGCAGGAATTCACATGGAGGATCTCCGCccgcaccacctcttcgCGGGGGTCTAGCGCGCGTGCAAGCACGAGGTCTAGATCTCGCAAGGCATCGAAGTCCGCCACAACggggcagcagccactgtcGACAGGCGCAGGTTGGCACAGCTGTCCTGCCCAATCGATTCATAGCGCGCAGTCGGCAACTGCGACCGGTGCAGAGgcgtcgcagctgcacatCCCAACAGTCACTAACGGTGCGCTTTCACCGTACGTTCGGCATTTGGTGTTGAGtggcgtggtgcagcgcagcaactGTGCCATTAAACCGGGGCACGGTTGTATCACCGGCCCTGTTCAAACGGGCGCTGTTTCAGAAGAACAACTGTGCTGTCCAAGGCCGAGTGGAGGCTGTACCCCTCGCCGAACGAACAAGTCCCCTACACCCTCTTCAGCACCCGCACTCTCTCAggcgcgtcagcagcagcgtttgCTTTCCCTCCACCCTGACACGGTGTCGCAGCAGCCCTCGCGCACTAGTAACAGGTGTGGCAACCAAACTCCGTACGGCCCCCTGTCACCGCAACGCCGAACCGTCTCTCTGCGCCCCGTGCACAGCCCGACTCACCCCATGGTTGTGTTGTCAGCactcgacgacgacgccgagtTGTGCAGTGCTACCCCTTCGCGTAGTACTCTGGCGGTACCCTCTGCTCGCCTGCCCACCGATGCGCCGCTACAGCTTCGCACCTACTCCTCTCCCCGGGGAGCTGCCACTGCGAAAATGACaccgtgtgcagcagcattACAGCCTTTTCGACaccggcagctgctcgaggtgATTGAGCGCTGCGAGAAGAACACGGCCAccctgcagcgcggcgaccTGCATCGTGTACGGGCGTGCTTCTGCGAGCTCTACGGAGAACAAGTGGGGCTGCAGCAATACTGTCAGTGGATCGATGACATCTTTATCGAGGCTCTGCATGAGGCGTAA